From a region of the Verrucomicrobiales bacterium genome:
- a CDS encoding PQQ-dependent sugar dehydrogenase — protein sequence MSNFAFIPSTVTVNVGDTVIWINDQGEHTVTGVGSDVFCGTPTVPVSCSVTFLQPGSFPYVCLLHEFQGMIGTVNVVETNEPVRVAITSPTAGERLPASGAALLVATNLSAVELSEVEFFDDEQSVGVVTNSPFQLNVTLNIGSHTLTARAKGTDGGISTSAPVSVTVDVEIPNPIAQPIARSTRVIELESVMEGLVAPLGIASLDDGSTRLLVYDQVGLIHLVSDGVPLPTPFLDLRSRIVTLNTNYDERGLLGVAAHPNFAQNPLIYTYTSEPVGPAADFPIPLAEGQTHNHQSVLAEWRLDAANTNRALPNSRRELLRLDQPQANHNGGTLRFGQDGLLYIATGDGGAADDQGAGHVAGGNAQSLTNLLGKMLRIDVDGRSSANGQYGVPGDNPWANQAGTRQEIFAYGFRNPYAFSFDRLTGELWLGDVGQNQIEEVNVVIKGGNYGWPLKEGSFFFNANGNNSGYVTLTPPANLPVDLIDPQAEYDHDEGEAIIGGFVYRGSAATNLSGMYLTGDYGRSGDGQGRLFAVRSNSLTELRIGLENRGLGVLLKGFGEDADGELYVLGSTKTGPSGTTGKVFKIVPPSATSLAIVAIDMTQNGVMLSWAGGAPPYKVQKKMSLSEPQWTDLQTTFLQELTLPTAGAAGFFRIIDQGGSLP from the coding sequence ATGAGTAACTTCGCATTTATCCCGTCCACGGTAACGGTGAACGTCGGCGACACGGTCATTTGGATCAACGATCAAGGCGAACATACTGTCACTGGGGTGGGAAGCGATGTCTTTTGCGGCACTCCAACCGTTCCCGTAAGCTGTTCGGTGACCTTCCTGCAGCCTGGGAGCTTTCCTTATGTATGCTTGCTTCACGAATTCCAGGGTATGATTGGCACGGTGAACGTGGTGGAGACGAACGAACCCGTTAGAGTGGCGATCACCAGCCCGACCGCAGGTGAACGCCTGCCCGCCTCGGGTGCAGCGCTCCTGGTCGCCACCAATCTCTCTGCAGTCGAGTTGAGCGAGGTGGAGTTCTTTGACGATGAGCAGTCTGTGGGCGTAGTCACCAACAGCCCGTTCCAGTTGAACGTCACGCTCAATATCGGCAGTCACACGTTAACCGCCCGTGCAAAGGGCACCGACGGAGGCATCAGCACTTCCGCGCCGGTGTCAGTGACTGTGGATGTTGAAATCCCCAACCCTATCGCGCAGCCGATTGCCCGAAGCACGAGGGTCATTGAGTTGGAAAGCGTGATGGAGGGACTGGTCGCACCACTGGGTATCGCCTCACTCGACGATGGCAGCACACGCCTGCTGGTCTATGATCAAGTCGGATTGATCCACCTGGTCAGCGACGGGGTCCCCCTGCCCACCCCGTTTCTGGATTTGCGATCCCGGATCGTCACCCTCAATACCAATTACGATGAGCGGGGTTTGCTCGGTGTGGCTGCCCACCCCAACTTCGCCCAGAATCCGCTGATCTACACCTACACATCTGAGCCAGTCGGGCCGGCGGCAGACTTCCCCATCCCCCTGGCGGAAGGTCAGACCCACAATCATCAGTCCGTCCTCGCTGAATGGAGACTCGATGCCGCCAACACCAATCGCGCGCTTCCCAACTCACGACGTGAGCTGCTCAGGCTCGACCAGCCCCAGGCCAATCACAATGGTGGCACGCTGCGTTTCGGCCAGGACGGATTACTCTATATCGCCACGGGTGACGGTGGAGCAGCGGATGATCAGGGCGCGGGACATGTGGCGGGGGGGAACGCTCAGAGCCTGACCAACCTCCTGGGCAAGATGCTACGAATCGATGTAGACGGCCGCTCTTCTGCTAACGGACAGTACGGGGTTCCGGGGGACAATCCGTGGGCAAATCAAGCGGGCACGCGGCAGGAGATCTTCGCCTACGGATTTCGAAATCCATACGCGTTCAGTTTCGATCGGTTGACCGGGGAACTTTGGTTAGGCGATGTGGGGCAAAACCAAATCGAGGAGGTGAACGTCGTCATCAAGGGCGGCAATTACGGCTGGCCGCTGAAGGAAGGAAGTTTCTTCTTCAATGCAAATGGAAACAACTCCGGCTACGTGACCTTAACCCCTCCGGCCAACTTACCGGTCGACCTCATCGATCCGCAGGCGGAGTATGACCATGACGAAGGAGAGGCGATCATCGGAGGCTTTGTCTACCGGGGATCGGCCGCAACCAATCTGTCAGGTATGTATCTGACGGGGGACTACGGCCGGTCCGGGGACGGGCAAGGTCGACTCTTTGCCGTCCGAAGCAATTCGCTGACGGAACTTCGGATTGGACTAGAGAACCGAGGTCTGGGAGTGTTGCTCAAAGGTTTCGGAGAAGATGCCGACGGGGAACTGTATGTTCTGGGTTCGACGAAAACAGGCCCGAGCGGCACGACTGGAAAAGTTTTCAAAATCGTTCCCCCGTCCGCCACCTCGCTCGCGATCGTCGCTATCGACATGACTCAGAACGGAGTGATGCTCTCATGGGCCGGCGGCGCCCCTCCCTACAAGGTGCAAAAAAAGATGTCGCTCTCTGAACCCCAATGGACCGACCTACAAACGACCTTCCTGCAAGAACTCACCTTGCCCACGGCGGGCGCAGCCGGATTCTTCCGAATCATCGACCAAGGGGGCTCGCTTCCCTA
- a CDS encoding YihY/virulence factor BrkB family protein produces MPSSKSILSIYRVFRGAVREWMDRDVAKLGAALAFYTLFAIAPLLIMVLAIAGFWFGEEAASRELFAQISGLVGAESGKTIQALVVAANRPLEGASATLMASITLLAGATGVFVQLQDALNFIWNVPRRSGKGIVRFIRGRVLSFALILAVGFLLLVSLVISATLAAVSAWVVRSASSEAFFWEVLNLIISIGIVTLLFAIIFKVLPDVHVAWRVVWRGALVTALLFNLGKHLFGLYLGRTGIASAYGAAGSLVVVLLWVYYSAQILLFGATLTQIYSRQHPAENSNSPTDRALKAPTEQRAHPMPRWAQLLE; encoded by the coding sequence ATGCCGTCCAGCAAATCAATCCTCTCGATCTATCGGGTTTTCCGGGGTGCCGTACGGGAGTGGATGGATCGTGACGTCGCCAAGCTCGGGGCGGCGTTGGCGTTCTATACCTTGTTTGCCATCGCTCCCCTCCTGATCATGGTGTTGGCGATTGCGGGTTTCTGGTTCGGGGAGGAGGCTGCCAGCAGGGAGCTTTTTGCTCAGATATCGGGTCTCGTGGGCGCGGAGAGTGGGAAAACCATCCAGGCTTTGGTCGTGGCCGCCAATAGGCCCTTGGAGGGTGCTTCGGCTACCTTGATGGCTTCGATCACCCTGTTAGCCGGTGCCACCGGTGTTTTCGTTCAACTCCAGGACGCCCTGAACTTTATCTGGAACGTGCCTCGCCGGAGCGGGAAAGGGATCGTGCGCTTCATTCGCGGTCGGGTGCTGTCTTTCGCGCTCATTTTGGCCGTCGGATTTCTGCTCCTCGTCTCGTTGGTTATCAGTGCGACACTCGCAGCAGTGAGTGCGTGGGTGGTGCGTTCGGCTTCCAGCGAGGCCTTCTTCTGGGAGGTGCTCAACCTGATCATTTCCATCGGGATCGTCACGCTGCTGTTCGCCATCATCTTCAAAGTGCTTCCGGATGTCCATGTCGCCTGGCGGGTGGTCTGGCGGGGAGCCTTGGTCACTGCTCTCCTCTTTAACCTGGGCAAGCATCTTTTTGGACTCTATTTGGGCCGAACGGGCATAGCCTCGGCATACGGGGCGGCCGGATCCCTCGTTGTGGTGCTGCTCTGGGTTTATTACTCCGCTCAGATTTTGCTGTTCGGGGCGACCCTGACGCAGATCTATTCCCGTCAACATCCCGCTGAGAACTCCAACTCCCCCACCGACCGAGCCCTGAAGGCTCCGACTGAGCAACGCGCTCATCCCATGCCCCGCTGGGCGCAACTCCTTGAGTAA
- a CDS encoding catalase, whose product MNTKRTSKASKSQPTKSISSSGEQSPRAGGELHQECRGEHAPLTTNQGMPISDNQNSLKANPRGPVLLEDFVLREKIMHFDHERIPERIVHARGTGVHGFFELTTSLKKYTTARILTEIGEQTPVFVRLSTVAGGAGSVDTPRDVRGFAVKFYTQEGNWDLVGNNIPVFFIQDAIKFPDLVHAVKMEPDRGFPQSATAHDTFWDFISLTPESMHMVMWIMSDRTLPRSLRMIEGFGVHSFRLINSSGESTFVKFHWRPRLGLQSTVWDEAVKIAGADPDFHRREFFEAIEAGSFPEWELGVQLFTQAEADQFPFDHLDATKLIPEELVPLKIIGRMVLNRWPNNFFAETEQVAFCPSHIVPGIDFSNDPLLQGRLFSYQDTQLSRLGSPNFHQIPVNAPKCPFANQQRDGQMQMAQPSGRVAYEPNSLSNTSPRETSARGFRSFAAVESGEKGRVRPESFADHYSQARQFYVSQSAIEQAHLASALVFELSKVEHEHIRELMVGHLIHIDEPLAKRVADGLGMEKLPAPPRTAAPVQPLPPSPALQLIGKMKPTLEGRSIGILIAEGSDEGLIKKLLKMVAAEQATAKVIAPRIGPVKLLNGSSMMATAQLAGTPSVMFDAVAVLLSETAASALKKESAAIDFMRDAFGHLKAILVDQGGLELLRAANLEPDGGVVVDGNLVAFLQAAKTRQWDREKKVRTLA is encoded by the coding sequence ATGAACACTAAGCGGACATCCAAGGCCAGTAAGTCTCAACCCACAAAATCGATCAGTTCCTCCGGTGAGCAGTCACCGCGAGCGGGTGGCGAGCTGCATCAGGAATGCCGGGGAGAGCATGCTCCGCTTACTACCAATCAGGGGATGCCTATCTCGGACAATCAGAATTCCCTGAAGGCCAACCCCCGAGGTCCCGTCCTGCTTGAGGATTTCGTGTTGCGGGAGAAGATCATGCATTTTGATCATGAGCGAATCCCCGAAAGGATCGTTCACGCCCGGGGTACCGGGGTGCATGGCTTCTTCGAACTGACCACGAGCCTGAAGAAATACACCACCGCGAGGATTCTGACTGAGATAGGCGAACAGACTCCGGTCTTTGTCCGGTTATCCACCGTGGCTGGCGGTGCGGGGTCGGTCGATACCCCGCGAGACGTGCGGGGGTTCGCGGTTAAGTTCTACACTCAGGAGGGGAATTGGGATTTGGTGGGAAACAACATTCCGGTGTTTTTCATTCAGGACGCGATCAAGTTTCCTGACCTGGTGCATGCTGTTAAAATGGAGCCGGACCGCGGCTTTCCCCAATCCGCGACCGCCCACGACACGTTTTGGGACTTCATCTCGCTGACCCCCGAATCCATGCACATGGTGATGTGGATTATGTCGGATCGAACGCTGCCTCGTTCCTTGCGGATGATCGAAGGTTTTGGCGTTCACAGTTTTCGGCTGATCAACAGCAGCGGAGAGTCGACTTTCGTCAAGTTTCATTGGCGTCCGCGGCTGGGCCTCCAGTCCACCGTGTGGGATGAAGCCGTCAAAATCGCCGGAGCGGATCCCGACTTCCATCGTCGGGAATTCTTCGAGGCAATTGAAGCCGGTTCGTTTCCGGAGTGGGAGCTTGGGGTTCAACTCTTCACTCAGGCCGAGGCCGATCAATTTCCCTTTGATCACTTGGATGCCACCAAGCTGATCCCCGAGGAGCTGGTCCCGCTGAAGATAATCGGGCGCATGGTCTTGAACCGATGGCCCAACAATTTTTTTGCGGAAACGGAACAGGTCGCTTTCTGTCCGTCGCACATAGTGCCGGGGATCGATTTCTCCAACGATCCGCTGCTTCAGGGACGGCTGTTTTCGTATCAGGACACGCAGTTATCACGCCTGGGCTCTCCCAACTTTCATCAGATACCGGTCAACGCGCCGAAGTGTCCCTTTGCCAATCAGCAACGGGACGGACAGATGCAGATGGCGCAGCCGTCGGGGCGAGTTGCTTACGAACCCAACTCGCTATCCAATACGTCGCCACGGGAAACCAGCGCCCGGGGCTTTCGTTCGTTCGCCGCAGTAGAATCCGGTGAGAAAGGTCGGGTCCGGCCTGAGAGTTTCGCCGACCATTACAGCCAGGCCCGGCAGTTCTACGTCAGCCAATCCGCAATCGAGCAGGCCCATCTGGCTTCTGCTCTCGTGTTTGAACTCTCGAAAGTGGAGCACGAGCACATACGCGAACTCATGGTGGGACACTTGATCCACATCGATGAACCTTTGGCCAAGCGTGTGGCCGATGGATTGGGCATGGAAAAGCTGCCTGCGCCTCCCCGAACCGCGGCTCCTGTGCAGCCGCTTCCGCCTTCCCCAGCCCTGCAACTCATCGGTAAAATGAAGCCAACCTTGGAGGGAAGATCGATTGGGATTTTGATCGCCGAGGGTTCGGATGAAGGACTGATCAAGAAGTTGCTTAAGATGGTTGCGGCCGAGCAGGCCACAGCCAAGGTCATAGCGCCGCGAATCGGGCCGGTGAAGCTTCTTAATGGTTCCTCGATGATGGCGACCGCGCAACTCGCGGGAACGCCCTCTGTCATGTTCGATGCAGTGGCGGTGCTGCTCTCGGAAACGGCGGCCTCCGCATTGAAGAAGGAGAGCGCTGCCATCGACTTCATGCGTGACGCTTTCGGCCACCTCAAAGCCATTCTCGTCGATCAGGGAGGGCTGGAGTTGTTGAGGGCGGCCAATCTGGAGCCGGATGGAGGAGTCGTTGTCGATGGAAATCTGGTCGCATTTCTGCAGGCGGCCAAGACCCGACAATGGGATCGGGAGAAAAAGGTCCGGACCTTGGCCTAG
- a CDS encoding FAD-binding oxidoreductase, translating into MNLTSSHPFWTVNNGLVESYPSLQRDVECDAVVVGGGITGALAGVHLSEAGIKTVLIDKRDIGGGSTSASTGLLQYEIDVPLRELIPRVGRQAALRSLQLCREAIGKLQRLAARSSIECGFERKPSLFLARYGSEIPAFKEEFRLRREAGVQLRLLDAQALRQQFSFARPAALLSRDGAQVDPHRLTHGLLRTGMKRGLQVYDRTEMTELEETRRGVRLTTRQGFRITARRGIIAAGFESKLLLRGDAGSLKSTYALISEPHSNTSGWPHQCLIWESGSPYLYMRTTEEGRVIVGGEDDDFVSAKRRDASLARKTRTLLTKFTRLFPTMPIEVAYSWAGTFAQTKDGLAFIGIHSRFPHLYFALGYGGNGITFSLIAAEIIRDSFLGRKNPDARIFRFGR; encoded by the coding sequence ATGAATCTCACGTCAAGCCATCCATTCTGGACCGTCAACAACGGTTTGGTGGAAAGCTACCCCTCTCTGCAGCGCGATGTGGAATGCGACGCGGTTGTGGTAGGCGGTGGCATTACGGGAGCTCTCGCAGGGGTGCACCTGAGCGAGGCTGGGATTAAGACGGTGTTGATCGATAAGCGGGACATCGGTGGAGGAAGCACGAGCGCCAGCACGGGACTGCTTCAGTACGAGATCGATGTCCCGTTGCGCGAGTTGATTCCTCGGGTCGGTCGTCAGGCTGCCCTGCGCAGTTTGCAGCTCTGCCGAGAAGCCATAGGCAAGCTTCAGCGATTGGCGGCCCGCTCCTCCATTGAGTGCGGCTTCGAGCGGAAGCCCAGTCTGTTTTTAGCCCGCTACGGGAGCGAAATCCCCGCCTTCAAAGAGGAGTTTCGACTGCGACGGGAGGCGGGCGTGCAGCTGCGGCTGCTCGACGCGCAGGCTCTCCGGCAGCAATTTTCCTTCGCGCGTCCCGCGGCGCTGCTCTCGCGTGACGGAGCGCAGGTTGACCCGCATCGCCTAACCCATGGCTTGCTTCGGACAGGGATGAAGCGAGGCTTGCAGGTGTATGATCGTACGGAGATGACGGAACTGGAGGAAACACGTCGTGGGGTTCGGCTCACCACCCGCCAGGGCTTTCGAATCACCGCGCGTCGAGGGATTATCGCGGCTGGTTTTGAATCCAAGCTGCTGCTGCGCGGGGACGCGGGATCGCTCAAGAGCACCTACGCGCTGATCAGCGAACCCCATAGCAATACATCAGGATGGCCTCATCAGTGCCTGATCTGGGAGAGCGGTTCTCCCTATCTCTATATGCGCACCACCGAGGAGGGGAGAGTGATCGTGGGCGGAGAAGATGACGATTTCGTGAGTGCCAAACGCCGCGATGCTAGCCTGGCGCGCAAAACGAGGACCCTGCTGACCAAATTCACCCGGCTGTTCCCCACCATGCCCATTGAGGTCGCTTACTCCTGGGCAGGAACGTTCGCGCAGACCAAGGATGGGCTGGCTTTTATCGGAATCCACTCCCGGTTTCCTCATCTTTACTTTGCCCTGGGATACGGAGGTAACGGAATCACCTTCAGCCTGATTGCGGCCGAAATCATTCGCGATTCGTTCCTCGGGCGGAAGAACCCTGACGCCCGCATCTTCCGATTCGGTCGCTAG
- a CDS encoding ferritin-like domain-containing protein, with the protein MKMLNELFLNELADMYDAEQRIAKALPKMAKAATCKELQEAILSHLEETKGHISKLEQVFEAFGKPAKGQKCEATIGLLEEGDEIATEFKGSPAINAALICAAQKVEHYEIASYGCLYQWAGLLENEEAADILAEILAEEKAADEALTALATSKNQEALGDSAGEEKEDQDETTTFGERGIRPTGTKKR; encoded by the coding sequence ATGAAAATGCTCAACGAACTGTTTTTGAACGAACTTGCCGACATGTATGATGCGGAGCAGCGAATCGCTAAAGCTCTGCCGAAAATGGCCAAGGCCGCCACCTGCAAGGAACTGCAGGAAGCCATCCTGTCCCATCTCGAGGAGACCAAAGGCCACATCTCTAAACTGGAGCAAGTCTTCGAAGCCTTTGGCAAACCGGCGAAAGGCCAGAAATGCGAGGCGACCATTGGACTGCTGGAGGAAGGCGACGAAATTGCCACCGAGTTCAAAGGCTCCCCCGCGATCAATGCCGCGCTCATCTGCGCCGCACAGAAGGTGGAGCACTATGAAATCGCTTCCTACGGCTGCCTGTATCAATGGGCCGGATTGCTGGAAAACGAGGAAGCGGCGGACATCCTCGCGGAGATTCTAGCTGAGGAAAAGGCGGCTGATGAGGCTCTCACGGCATTAGCCACGAGCAAAAACCAGGAGGCGCTGGGAGACTCGGCTGGAGAAGAGAAAGAAGACCAGGACGAGACGACCACCTTTGGTGAACGAGGGATCCGTCCCACGGGCACCAAGAAGCGTTAG
- a CDS encoding response regulator transcription factor, which yields MGPSQLKILIADDHEVVRRGLELILSDEFQPLLVGEASNDLETLSAARRESWDIILLDINMPTRGGLDILPELRSIAPSTPVLILSVFPERDYAIRAFKLGAAGYLTKQSASDELLLGIRKALSGGRYVSSSLAEKLALSLSGENPIAPHERLSNRELQVLRLITTGKTVKEIAADMCLSDKTISTYRARIAQKMRIGTNVELTRYAIEHHLVE from the coding sequence ATGGGACCTTCCCAGTTAAAGATTTTAATTGCCGATGACCACGAAGTCGTGCGCAGAGGCCTCGAACTCATCCTTTCGGATGAGTTTCAACCGCTTTTGGTGGGAGAGGCGAGCAATGACCTGGAAACACTCTCCGCCGCGCGGCGGGAAAGTTGGGACATCATCCTGCTCGACATCAACATGCCCACCCGAGGTGGACTGGACATCCTCCCGGAACTACGGAGCATCGCACCGAGCACGCCCGTCCTGATCCTGAGTGTTTTTCCTGAGCGAGACTATGCGATTCGAGCTTTCAAACTGGGTGCGGCTGGATATCTCACGAAACAAAGTGCGTCCGACGAATTGCTCCTGGGTATCCGAAAGGCGCTCTCCGGCGGCCGCTATGTCTCCTCTTCCCTAGCCGAAAAGCTTGCTCTCAGCCTGTCAGGCGAAAACCCCATCGCTCCACACGAGCGGCTATCCAACCGTGAGCTGCAAGTATTGCGTCTGATCACGACTGGTAAGACCGTGAAAGAGATCGCCGCCGACATGTGCTTAAGTGACAAGACCATCAGCACCTATCGGGCTCGCATTGCCCAAAAGATGCGCATAGGAACCAATGTCGAGCTGACCCGTTACGCAATTGAACATCACTTGGTCGAGTGA
- a CDS encoding PAS domain-containing protein, translated as MIARATADLLFEWDLQSHRLWWGGGLTGRFGDLQDCVEIGREAWLQRIHPEDRERVLRGVDALVGQSATAWSDEFRVLCPDGKTAFVLGRGLVSRDQFQRPLKLTGGMCDISARRECEQSLDQSRRQLRALSSRSQNLREEDRRRISRDLHDTLGQILTGLKMDLGWIEKNIAANTDTNPALLEKLMETEDIVDSAITEVQRIATDYRPDVLDNLGLASAIKCELELLQQRSGMQCHLEMEEGLPEPSPGISIGLFRILQEALTNVVRHARAGQVMVKLRRNQARLEMEVLDNGVGIDPTVLIRPGALGLLGMKEHATLLGGELELKPGESQGTKLIVLVPFHEPTTSIWDLPS; from the coding sequence ATGATAGCTCGGGCGACGGCGGACCTTCTCTTTGAGTGGGACCTCCAATCGCACCGGCTTTGGTGGGGTGGCGGATTGACGGGAAGGTTCGGCGACCTCCAGGACTGCGTGGAGATCGGGCGGGAAGCCTGGCTGCAGCGGATTCACCCTGAGGATCGCGAACGTGTACTCCGCGGTGTCGATGCCTTGGTCGGCCAAAGCGCCACTGCTTGGTCGGACGAGTTTAGGGTGCTTTGTCCGGATGGAAAGACTGCCTTCGTTCTTGGCCGCGGCCTGGTCTCAAGAGATCAGTTCCAACGCCCACTAAAACTCACGGGAGGGATGTGCGATATCAGCGCTCGGCGGGAGTGCGAGCAAAGTCTGGATCAATCTCGGCGTCAGCTCCGGGCGCTCTCCTCACGCTCCCAAAACCTCCGCGAAGAAGACCGGCGCAGGATATCGCGCGATCTTCACGATACCCTCGGCCAGATATTGACCGGGCTCAAAATGGACCTGGGCTGGATTGAGAAAAACATCGCCGCCAACACCGATACGAATCCGGCCCTGTTGGAGAAATTGATGGAAACTGAGGACATCGTGGATTCCGCCATCACCGAGGTCCAGCGCATCGCCACGGACTATCGCCCTGATGTTCTGGATAATCTGGGGCTCGCCAGCGCCATCAAGTGTGAGCTTGAGTTGCTGCAACAACGCAGCGGGATGCAGTGCCACCTGGAGATGGAGGAAGGGCTGCCGGAGCCCTCGCCCGGAATTTCTATCGGGTTGTTTCGAATTCTTCAGGAGGCGCTGACGAATGTGGTGCGCCATGCCCGGGCGGGGCAAGTCATGGTCAAGCTACGGAGGAATCAAGCACGGTTGGAGATGGAGGTGCTCGACAACGGCGTGGGTATCGATCCGACGGTGCTCATCCGACCGGGAGCCCTTGGCCTTCTGGGGATGAAGGAGCATGCCACTCTGCTGGGAGGCGAGTTGGAGCTCAAGCCTGGCGAATCCCAGGGTACCAAGTTGATCGTATTGGTTCCGTTCCACGAACCCACAACGTCGATATGGGACCTTCCCAGTTAA
- a CDS encoding dodecin domain-containing protein — translation MSSVVKVIELIAESDTSWEEAARVAVETAGRTIHGIRSLYVNDLQAVVREGKIERFRLNAKISFEVDP, via the coding sequence ATGTCATCTGTTGTTAAAGTCATCGAGTTGATCGCCGAATCCGACACGAGCTGGGAGGAGGCGGCCCGAGTCGCGGTAGAAACCGCCGGGCGGACCATCCATGGTATACGCAGTCTCTATGTGAATGATTTACAGGCGGTGGTCCGCGAGGGAAAAATCGAGCGATTCCGCCTCAACGCGAAGATCTCGTTCGAAGTCGATCCCTGA
- a CDS encoding pyridoxamine 5'-phosphate oxidase family protein, with protein sequence MKLSSIPNFREMLADYSVAVLVTHRAGNGTPFRSRPMAIARVDENCDLWFITSEESAKVHEIEADTRVHVICQDGHSNCLTISGRASLSHDRNTIQRLWKPTFKPWFPEGENDPAIVLIHVLGEHGEFWDSQGLNGIKDAFQAVKAAITGTTPQVEEGQQHGEVDLRYEGR encoded by the coding sequence ATGAAACTCAGCTCCATTCCTAATTTTAGGGAAATGTTAGCGGACTATTCGGTTGCGGTCCTGGTAACCCACCGGGCAGGAAACGGCACACCGTTTAGATCCAGGCCCATGGCCATCGCCCGCGTGGACGAGAATTGCGACCTCTGGTTCATCACCAGTGAAGAATCCGCCAAAGTCCATGAGATTGAGGCTGACACGCGCGTGCATGTCATCTGCCAGGACGGCCATTCAAACTGCTTGACCATCTCGGGGCGGGCGTCGTTGAGCCACGATCGCAACACCATCCAACGCCTGTGGAAACCGACCTTCAAACCCTGGTTTCCCGAAGGTGAGAACGATCCCGCCATCGTATTGATTCACGTGCTCGGTGAGCATGGAGAATTTTGGGACAGTCAGGGCTTGAACGGAATCAAGGACGCGTTTCAAGCGGTCAAAGCGGCCATCACGGGAACCACTCCCCAAGTGGAGGAGGGCCAGCAACATGGCGAAGTGGACCTACGCTATGAAGGACGATAA
- a CDS encoding nitroreductase family protein: MTNPFTNPSITAPRRGAKPTPSPEHLVEGSLSAPGGRPLKDLADIVMNRRATSHFTNEAVPAEVLDFILRVGAQAPSGYNLQPWRFIVVRTEGGRKRLRKASMNQEKITEAPLVIIAIGMKSEPLAMAEEILAEGARRGAGSPEEVEKTAVQARKFLSEFPLEVWVNRHTMIAVTYLMLAAEACGYDTAPMEGFDPAGIKRGFGVPEEGEIVALLAIGRMKEPDKAYPGRLPLDRIFFRESYGLPWHEGFSSEAGEEKAKGPSAPHNLNEF, translated from the coding sequence ATGACAAACCCCTTTACCAATCCATCGATCACGGCCCCGAGAAGGGGTGCGAAGCCCACGCCGTCACCGGAACACCTGGTGGAAGGGTCTCTCTCCGCGCCGGGAGGTCGGCCTCTGAAGGACTTGGCAGACATCGTCATGAACCGACGGGCCACCAGCCACTTTACCAATGAAGCGGTGCCAGCCGAAGTCCTCGACTTCATATTACGGGTCGGCGCGCAGGCTCCCTCGGGTTACAACCTCCAACCCTGGAGATTCATCGTAGTACGGACGGAAGGCGGACGAAAGCGTCTTCGGAAGGCCTCGATGAACCAGGAGAAGATCACCGAAGCGCCCCTTGTTATCATCGCCATCGGAATGAAAAGCGAGCCACTGGCGATGGCCGAGGAGATTCTGGCGGAGGGAGCGCGGCGGGGGGCCGGTTCACCTGAGGAGGTGGAGAAGACGGCAGTCCAGGCGCGCAAGTTCCTCTCCGAGTTTCCACTGGAGGTATGGGTGAACCGCCACACGATGATTGCCGTTACCTACCTCATGCTGGCTGCAGAAGCCTGTGGTTACGACACCGCTCCGATGGAAGGATTCGATCCCGCGGGGATCAAACGGGGGTTCGGCGTGCCGGAGGAGGGCGAGATCGTGGCGCTACTGGCCATCGGACGCATGAAGGAACCTGACAAGGCTTATCCGGGGCGGCTGCCGCTGGACCGGATCTTTTTCCGCGAGTCCTACGGTCTGCCATGGCATGAGGGCTTCTCCTCCGAGGCCGGTGAAGAGAAGGCAAAGGGCCCATCTGCACCTCACAACCTGAACGAATTCTGA